One genomic segment of Trichococcus shcherbakoviae includes these proteins:
- a CDS encoding IS1634 family transposase produces the protein MSLVYVTNKKNGTTYVYESTNYWDKEKKQSRSKRVCIGKLDEAGNLVPSKRLAMPPALAPAKQGPVPSTVMKRSFYGATYLFDKIGELLGVTADLKACFPESYKQILSIAYFLILEDRNTMLRFPKWDRTHSHPYGSCIPSQRSSDLFASVTEEAKNRFFSLQAKRRTENEYWAYDTTSVSSYSESLKQVKYGINKDHDPLAQINLALLFGEESGLPFYYRKLAGNISDVKTVKHLLADLGNLGFSKVKLVMDRGFYSKENIDALYQNHLKFLMATKVSLKYVQEELNKVRDNIRTRANYNASYQLYSHTATIDWEYSQKRPYKGDVIEGKRRMYLHLYFSGEKALEHENRFNALLDRLEAELVSGNRKAEHEKQYAKYFEITSTPKRGTKVTPKQKAITQAEKDYGFFALISNEIKDPIAALDLYRNKDIVEKAFGNLKERLNLRRTAVSSESSLEGKLFVQFIALIYLSYIKKQMSEKGLYKNYTMQELLDELDVIEAFENPGSAVRVGEITKKQSQLYNTLGVVPPTTL, from the coding sequence ATGAGTTTAGTATATGTAACCAACAAAAAGAACGGCACTACCTATGTTTACGAATCAACCAACTATTGGGATAAAGAAAAGAAACAGTCGCGCAGCAAGCGTGTCTGCATAGGAAAACTGGACGAAGCTGGGAACCTGGTTCCCTCTAAGCGATTGGCTATGCCGCCGGCATTAGCACCTGCAAAGCAAGGGCCGGTACCATCCACCGTCATGAAACGAAGCTTCTACGGAGCGACCTATCTGTTTGACAAAATCGGAGAACTGCTTGGTGTTACAGCCGATCTAAAAGCTTGCTTTCCTGAAAGCTATAAGCAGATACTCTCGATTGCCTACTTCTTGATTTTGGAAGATCGCAATACGATGCTTCGTTTTCCAAAGTGGGATCGCACTCATTCCCATCCTTACGGCAGCTGTATTCCCTCGCAAAGAAGCAGCGATCTGTTTGCCTCGGTTACGGAAGAAGCTAAAAATCGTTTTTTCAGCCTGCAGGCTAAGCGACGGACGGAGAATGAATATTGGGCTTATGATACTACCAGTGTTTCCTCCTATTCAGAGTCTCTTAAGCAAGTCAAATACGGTATCAACAAGGACCACGATCCGCTTGCGCAGATCAATCTTGCTTTGTTGTTTGGTGAAGAATCTGGCTTACCGTTTTACTACCGCAAGTTAGCAGGCAATATAAGCGATGTCAAAACAGTGAAGCACTTGCTTGCCGATCTAGGCAATCTTGGTTTTAGCAAGGTCAAACTCGTAATGGACCGAGGGTTTTACAGCAAGGAAAATATCGATGCCTTGTACCAAAATCATTTGAAATTTTTGATGGCCACAAAAGTATCCCTGAAATACGTGCAGGAAGAACTGAACAAGGTTCGAGATAACATCCGAACACGCGCTAATTACAATGCCAGCTACCAACTTTACAGCCATACTGCAACGATAGACTGGGAGTATTCACAGAAACGCCCGTACAAAGGCGATGTGATTGAAGGGAAACGGCGGATGTACCTGCATCTTTATTTTAGCGGTGAAAAAGCACTGGAGCACGAGAACCGTTTCAATGCGCTTCTTGATCGGCTCGAAGCAGAACTAGTTTCCGGGAACCGCAAAGCAGAACACGAAAAGCAGTACGCTAAATACTTCGAAATCACTTCAACACCAAAACGCGGGACAAAGGTAACCCCAAAACAAAAAGCCATTACCCAAGCAGAAAAAGACTACGGATTCTTTGCCCTCATCAGCAATGAAATCAAGGATCCCATCGCCGCTTTAGATTTGTACCGTAACAAAGACATCGTTGAGAAAGCCTTTGGAAATCTTAAAGAGCGGTTGAATTTACGGCGCACAGCCGTTTCATCAGAAAGTTCGCTTGAAGGAAAATTATTCGTGCAGTTTATTGCATTGATCTATTTATCGTACATCAAAAAGCAGATGTCCGAAAAAGGGCTGTATAAAAATTATACGATGCAGGAATTACTGGACGAATTGGATGTCATTGAGGCATTTGAAAATCCAGGCAGTGCAGTGCGAGTGGGTGAGATTACGAAGAAGCAGTCGCAATTATATAACACCTTAGGTGTTGTGCCCCCGACCACGTTATAA
- a CDS encoding sugar ABC transporter substrate-binding protein produces MTMNNSFYKAITDEIEKQINDRGDILYTRDPALDVDKQNEQINDLIEMGIDVLIINPVDYSKVNDFLKKAKEKGIKIIVIDAQLDDDTIADTTVLSNNYDAGVQCAKDMMRNLSSAKIVLLKHSAALSSVDRINGFLDTIKDNANYTVVASEECLGQTEVAMPVMMEIIDKKIDFDVVMALNDPSALGALAAIKDKQVNHEVLVYGVDGSPDMKKLLIDSDEVQGTAAQSPTTMGAKAIEAAYKIINNEHYEKSIVVPVSLITKDNISEYDVSGWQ; encoded by the coding sequence ATGACCATGAATAACAGCTTTTACAAGGCCATAACAGATGAAATAGAAAAACAAATCAATGATCGTGGGGATATCTTATACACCCGTGATCCAGCTTTGGATGTCGATAAACAAAACGAACAAATCAATGACCTGATCGAGATGGGGATTGATGTATTGATCATCAACCCGGTTGATTATTCGAAAGTGAATGATTTTTTGAAAAAAGCCAAAGAAAAAGGCATCAAGATAATCGTCATTGATGCGCAGCTGGATGACGACACGATTGCCGATACGACTGTTTTATCCAATAATTATGATGCTGGCGTGCAATGTGCCAAGGATATGATGCGCAATCTGTCTTCGGCAAAGATTGTGCTTTTAAAACACAGCGCTGCTTTATCGTCTGTTGACCGGATCAACGGTTTTCTGGATACTATCAAAGATAATGCTAATTATACAGTTGTTGCAAGTGAAGAGTGTTTGGGCCAAACGGAAGTCGCCATGCCCGTAATGATGGAAATCATTGATAAAAAAATTGATTTCGATGTTGTCATGGCTTTGAATGACCCGAGTGCATTGGGGGCTTTGGCGGCAATAAAAGATAAACAAGTCAATCATGAAGTGCTGGTCTATGGCGTGGATGGTTCACCGGATATGAAAAAACTATTGATTGACAGTGATGAAGTCCAGGGAACTGCAGCGCAATCGCCTACTACGATGGGGGCAAAAGCGATTGAAGCAGCCTATAAAATTATTAATAATGAACATTATGAAAAGTCGATTGTTGTACCGGTTAGCTTAATAACCAAGGACAATATCAGCGAATATGATGTTTCGGGGTGGCAATAA